A region of Lycium barbarum isolate Lr01 chromosome 1, ASM1917538v2, whole genome shotgun sequence DNA encodes the following proteins:
- the LOC132603760 gene encoding putative calcium-binding protein CML19, which translates to MCMETISSTENKSVFSRLRNKFSSKKPIIINDTTTSNNTLSVSIITTSSSRSSENSDQLERVFTYFDEDGDGKVSPAELRRCVKVVGGDLTVEEAEMAVRLSDSDGDGLLGFEDFSKLMEGEKNKENELRGAFEMYEMEGTGQITPKSLNRLLSRLGESTSIDNCKAMIQRFDLDGDGVLSFDEFKVMMNRSA; encoded by the coding sequence ATGTGCATGGAGACTATTTCTAGTACGGAAAACAAGTCCGTTTTCTCAAGATTAAGGAATAAATTTTCGTCGAAAAAGCCGATCATAATCAACGATACTACTACTAGTAATAATACTCTTTCCGTGAGTATAATTACTACTAGTAGTAGTAGAAGTAGTGAAAATAGTGATCAATTGGAGAGGGTATTTACGTACTTTGACGAGGACGGAGACGGAAAAGTGTCACCAGCGGAGCTAAGGCGTTGCGTGAAGGTGGTAGGCGGTGATCTGACGGTGGAGGAGGCGGAGATGGCGGTGAGGCTATCGGATTCCGATGGGGACGGGTTGTTAGGGTTTGAGGATTTTAGTAAATTAATGGAAGGAGAAAAGAATAAAGAGAATGAGTTAAGAGGTGCTTTTGagatgtatgaaatggaagggaCTGGGCAAATTACACCTAAGAGCTTGAATAGGCTGTTGAGTAGACTTGGTGAGTCTACATCTATTGATAATTGCAAAGCTATGATTCAAAGATTTGATCTTGATGGTGATGGAGTTCTTAGCTTTGATGAGTTCAAAGTTATGATGAATAGGAGTGCTTAA